From Candidatus Hydrogenedentota bacterium, a single genomic window includes:
- a CDS encoding hemolysin III family protein: MSSESEYSLGEEIANSVTHGIGALLSVAALTMLVVYATMAADPWCTVSVSVFGTTLVLMYLASTLYHAFPQPKLKRIFRKIDHCSIYLLIAGTYTPFLLVNLRGPWGWSLFAVQWTIAIAGCLFKMFFIDRGAHLGWWDKVSTALYVAMGWTIVIAIKPTMELVPQAALWLMVFGGLAYTGGTVFYLWNRLPYNHAIWHLFVLAGSACHFFAVFYFIIPGAQSV; encoded by the coding sequence ATGTCCTCTGAATCTGAATATTCCCTCGGCGAAGAAATCGCCAACAGCGTCACCCACGGTATCGGCGCACTCCTGAGCGTGGCCGCGCTGACCATGCTCGTGGTCTATGCCACCATGGCGGCCGACCCCTGGTGTACCGTCAGCGTCAGTGTCTTCGGCACCACGCTGGTGCTCATGTACCTCGCGTCCACCCTCTACCACGCTTTCCCCCAGCCCAAACTCAAGCGTATTTTCCGCAAGATCGACCACTGCTCCATTTATCTGCTAATCGCAGGCACCTACACCCCCTTCCTGCTCGTCAACCTGCGCGGCCCCTGGGGCTGGAGCCTCTTTGCCGTCCAATGGACCATCGCAATTGCAGGCTGCCTGTTCAAAATGTTTTTCATCGATCGCGGTGCCCATCTGGGTTGGTGGGACAAAGTTTCCACCGCGCTCTACGTCGCCATGGGCTGGACCATCGTGATCGCGATCAAGCCCACCATGGAGCTGGTTCCCCAGGCCGCCCTCTGGCTCATGGTTTTCGGCGGCCTGGCCTATACCGGCGGAACGGTGTTCTACCTCTGGAACCGCCTCCCCTACAACCACGCCATCTGGCACCTCTTCGTCCTTGCGGGAAGCGCCTGCCACTTCTTCGCCGTCTTCTACTTCATCATTCCCGGCGCACAAAGCGTGTAA
- a CDS encoding type IV pilus twitching motility protein PilT — protein sequence MSTPSIKELLTKAIKAGASDMHIVVGAPPMIRLHGGLEALPGYPRLTADQTQEVIYTVMNEDQIAEFEATRECDLSFGIEGLSRFRLNVYRDRGSVVAAFRSIPFEILSFEQLGLPRVIADFAYKPFGLVLVCGPTGSGKSTTLASIVDKINRERNTHIITIEDPIEYLHRHNRSVVNQREINADTNSFSAALKRVLRQDPDVILIGEMRDTETIQAALTVAETGHLAFATLHTNDALQTMNRIIDVFPAAQQAQVRTQLSFVLEAVVVQQLVPRADGMGRVLAMEIMLANPAIRSLIRAEKLEQIPSMIEIGKGEGMLTMNQSLYRLAKRGIITTEMAFKRSADPEGLQHLMEKGM from the coding sequence ATGTCCACACCGAGTATCAAGGAATTGCTGACGAAGGCCATCAAGGCGGGCGCCAGCGACATGCACATCGTCGTCGGCGCGCCCCCCATGATCCGACTTCACGGGGGCCTGGAAGCGCTGCCCGGCTATCCCCGCCTGACGGCCGATCAGACCCAGGAAGTCATCTACACGGTAATGAACGAAGACCAGATCGCCGAGTTCGAAGCGACCCGCGAGTGCGATCTTTCTTTCGGCATCGAGGGCCTGAGCCGCTTCCGTCTGAACGTCTATCGCGATCGCGGCTCGGTGGTGGCGGCCTTCCGCTCCATCCCCTTTGAAATTCTTTCCTTCGAGCAGTTGGGCCTGCCCCGGGTCATCGCCGATTTCGCGTACAAGCCTTTCGGCCTGGTCCTCGTGTGCGGTCCCACCGGCAGCGGCAAGTCCACGACGCTGGCGTCGATCGTGGACAAGATCAACCGCGAGCGCAATACCCATATCATCACTATTGAGGACCCCATCGAATACTTGCACCGCCACAACCGCAGCGTGGTCAACCAGCGCGAAATCAACGCGGACACCAATTCGTTCAGCGCGGCGCTCAAGCGCGTGCTGCGCCAGGACCCGGACGTGATTCTCATCGGCGAAATGCGCGATACGGAAACGATCCAGGCGGCGCTGACCGTGGCCGAAACCGGCCACCTGGCCTTCGCCACCCTGCACACGAACGACGCCCTCCAGACCATGAACCGTATCATCGACGTGTTTCCCGCCGCGCAGCAGGCGCAGGTGCGCACCCAGCTTTCCTTCGTGCTGGAGGCGGTGGTGGTGCAGCAGCTCGTACCCAGGGCCGACGGCATGGGACGCGTGCTCGCCATGGAAATCATGCTCGCAAATCCCGCCATTCGCTCCCTTATCCGCGCGGAAAAGCTGGAACAGATCCCCTCCATGATCGAAATCGGCAAGGGCGAAGGCATGTTGACCATGAACCAGTCCCTGTATCGCCTGGCGAAACGCGGCATCATCACCACGGAGATGGCTTTCAAGCGCAGCGCCGATCCTGAAGGGCTCCAGCACCTGATGGAAAAGGGAATGTGA
- a CDS encoding PAS domain-containing protein → MKKFLEYLSPTYDGPASWLWFVGAARIGMLVVVASGAHLIAREGGAYLTFVTGIYAAALASSLWYLVVLRREHSIPAILTWTQMLVDFGVVAATISFTGGHQSFFTFLLVIVILEAGVLMGLLQGFVFATMASVFMLFQTFIKAADAPDQLALWYHYLIQGLAFFFTAFISGYWNQRVSRMKQFQREILDNLSSGFLITDARGVVIAMNKAACGILNLVEENVAGLHVDGIMIQESGAECPVTTALRLKKDFTSYEFNAQVGENESKLLGLTTNRIRDAHDHVTGLIASFTDLTEMARMRKELQKQDRMAVIGELSAGLAHEIRNPVASIRGSMDELQRNINSPSLVERLAAIAVRESDHLNEIVTGFLDFARDPGRRYALLDVQEVAREVEELLGGKYGGEAGCTVELYETPEPCMIMGDKTQIWQVFMNLGQNAVEAMDGKGCLRIIVSQNENRGPVEIRFDDEGPGIAPDKVARIFEPFYTEKARGVGMGLAVCMRIITAHDGTIQAASRSGGGTSIIVRLPRAHESGHESARELRSENSCL, encoded by the coding sequence ATGAAAAAATTTCTGGAGTACTTAAGCCCCACCTACGACGGCCCGGCGAGCTGGCTCTGGTTCGTGGGCGCGGCGCGTATCGGGATGCTGGTGGTGGTCGCGTCCGGCGCACACCTCATCGCGCGGGAGGGGGGCGCCTACCTCACCTTCGTGACGGGCATCTACGCCGCGGCGCTGGCCAGCAGCCTCTGGTATCTGGTGGTCCTTCGCCGGGAGCATTCCATCCCCGCCATACTCACCTGGACCCAGATGCTGGTGGACTTCGGCGTCGTCGCCGCCACGATCAGCTTTACCGGCGGCCACCAGAGTTTCTTCACCTTCCTGCTGGTGATCGTTATCCTGGAGGCCGGCGTGCTCATGGGCCTGCTCCAGGGCTTCGTCTTCGCCACCATGGCCTCCGTTTTCATGCTGTTTCAGACCTTCATCAAGGCCGCGGACGCGCCCGATCAACTGGCCCTCTGGTATCACTACCTGATTCAGGGGCTGGCCTTTTTCTTTACGGCCTTCATCAGCGGCTACTGGAACCAGCGCGTCAGTCGGATGAAGCAATTTCAACGCGAGATCCTGGACAATCTCAGCAGCGGATTCCTCATCACCGACGCAAGGGGCGTGGTCATCGCCATGAACAAGGCGGCCTGCGGCATCCTCAATCTCGTGGAAGAGAATGTGGCCGGCCTCCACGTGGACGGCATCATGATCCAGGAGTCGGGCGCGGAATGCCCCGTGACCACCGCGCTCCGCCTCAAGAAGGACTTTACCAGCTACGAATTCAACGCCCAGGTCGGCGAAAACGAATCGAAGCTGCTCGGCCTCACAACCAACCGCATCCGCGACGCCCACGACCACGTCACCGGCCTCATCGCCTCCTTCACCGACCTCACCGAGATGGCGCGCATGCGCAAGGAGCTCCAGAAGCAGGACCGCATGGCGGTGATCGGTGAACTCTCCGCCGGGCTGGCCCACGAAATCCGCAATCCCGTGGCCTCGATCCGAGGCAGCATGGACGAGCTCCAGCGCAACATCAACTCGCCCTCGCTGGTGGAGCGGCTCGCGGCCATTGCCGTGCGGGAGTCCGACCACCTGAACGAGATCGTGACGGGCTTCCTGGACTTCGCCCGCGACCCAGGTCGGCGATACGCCCTGCTGGACGTACAGGAGGTGGCGCGGGAGGTGGAAGAGTTGCTCGGCGGCAAGTATGGCGGGGAAGCCGGCTGTACGGTGGAGCTCTACGAAACGCCCGAGCCCTGCATGATCATGGGCGACAAGACCCAGATCTGGCAGGTCTTCATGAACCTGGGCCAGAATGCCGTCGAAGCCATGGACGGCAAGGGATGCCTTCGCATCATCGTCTCCCAGAATGAAAACCGGGGCCCGGTGGAGATTCGCTTCGATGACGAAGGCCCCGGCATCGCCCCGGACAAGGTCGCGCGCATCTTTGAGCCCTTCTACACCGAAAAAGCCCGCGGCGTGGGCATGGGCCTGGCCGTGTGCATGCGCATTATCACCGCCCATGATGGTACGATCCAGGCCGCGTCGCGTTCCGGCGGCGGCACCTCTATCATTGTCCGGCTGCCTCGCGCCCATGAATCAGGTCACGAGTCGGCGCGGGAACTCAGGAGTGAAAACTCGTGTCTCTAA
- a CDS encoding sigma-54-dependent Fis family transcriptional regulator: MRELMVIVLQNDGYDVDTASDAGGAIEQLGQAHYDVVLTDLFMGQDRNAGMKLLTWLQEHSPGTPAIMMTAHGSVETAIEAMKRGAADYMMKPFKNDEIRILIERAIAQRNLLRENVALRKQQAQQGDIGNMIGKSAAIEKVQQMIRRVAALPSTVAVHGESGAGKELVARALHNLSNRASKPFVAINCGGIPENLLESELFGHKKGAFTGAVEDKEGLFVVANGGTIFLDEIGEMPLMLQVKLLRVLDNNTVTPVGSTTDIKVDVRLISATNRDLEKMAEEGSFRSDLYYRLNVIPLHVPPLRERRDDIPLLCRHFVKQHAKNMGRESLEISAEAQNALNGYHWPGNVRELGNVMERAVALCGTDMIGLDDLPENLRNYTPETGVSPAAAHVPDEGMDMERLIADLEIDLLKQALEKSRYSQKKAARLLGLTPRSLRYRLQKHGLEAQ; this comes from the coding sequence ATGCGCGAGCTCATGGTTATCGTGCTGCAGAATGACGGCTACGACGTGGACACCGCGAGTGATGCCGGGGGCGCCATCGAACAGCTCGGCCAGGCCCACTACGATGTGGTGCTCACGGACCTCTTCATGGGCCAGGACCGCAACGCGGGCATGAAGCTGCTGACCTGGCTCCAGGAGCACTCGCCCGGCACCCCCGCCATCATGATGACGGCCCACGGCTCCGTGGAAACCGCCATCGAGGCGATGAAACGCGGCGCTGCCGATTACATGATGAAGCCCTTCAAAAACGACGAGATTCGAATTCTCATCGAGCGCGCCATCGCCCAGCGCAATCTCCTTCGGGAAAACGTGGCCCTGCGCAAGCAGCAGGCCCAGCAGGGCGACATCGGCAACATGATCGGCAAGAGCGCCGCCATTGAAAAAGTGCAGCAGATGATCCGGCGCGTCGCCGCGCTGCCGAGCACGGTGGCGGTCCATGGCGAAAGCGGCGCGGGTAAGGAACTGGTGGCCCGGGCCCTTCACAACCTGAGCAACCGCGCCAGCAAGCCCTTCGTGGCCATCAACTGCGGCGGCATCCCCGAGAATCTGCTGGAGAGCGAGCTCTTTGGCCACAAGAAGGGCGCTTTCACCGGCGCGGTGGAAGACAAGGAGGGCCTGTTCGTTGTTGCCAATGGCGGCACGATCTTCCTGGATGAAATCGGCGAAATGCCCCTCATGCTCCAGGTAAAGCTCCTGCGCGTGCTCGACAACAACACGGTGACGCCCGTGGGCAGCACCACCGACATCAAGGTGGATGTGCGACTGATTTCGGCGACGAACCGCGACCTGGAAAAGATGGCGGAGGAAGGCAGCTTTCGGAGCGACCTCTACTACCGCCTGAACGTGATCCCCCTCCATGTGCCGCCGCTTCGCGAGCGCCGCGACGACATCCCCCTGCTGTGCCGCCACTTTGTGAAACAGCACGCAAAGAATATGGGACGGGAGAGCCTGGAAATCAGCGCCGAGGCCCAGAACGCCCTCAATGGCTACCACTGGCCGGGCAATGTTCGCGAACTCGGCAACGTGATGGAAAGAGCCGTGGCCCTCTGCGGCACGGACATGATCGGCCTGGACGACCTCCCCGAGAACCTGCGCAACTATACCCCCGAAACCGGCGTCTCCCCGGCCGCCGCCCACGTCCCCGATGAGGGCATGGATATGGAGCGCCTCATCGCCGATCTCGAAATCGACTTGCTGAAACAGGCCCTGGAAAAAAGTCGCTACTCCCAGAAAAAGGCGGCCCGCCTCCTCGGGCTGACCCCCCGCTCCCTGCGCTATCGCCTGCAAAAACACGGCCTGGAAGCGCAGTAA
- a CDS encoding ATP-binding protein has translation MLAPTHSVTDATGTSVVMPQRLVDLLLGAQLVTRAQLDDAEEERSKTGEFLCKILVQRKYTTQDDINTCFVKQCKIPHISLLDYDVGSEVLKLISKEVCLKYGLLPIDKLGRILTVAMVDPLDNEALEAIRTLCPDLRIKPILCNWTHFEQAAQKYFADSQKKESQESMASFGLTKLAPKPTPKPAPASAPPLAAASTQVPSAPVAAIDTGALVGAIQAGLRDVVQELSARMAPTQSEPVSAAPALSPEVLGGVMRDSIRDAMAEALKNFERPAAEVVPQPPAAPVAPPAPAFSPEVLGNVMRDSVRDAMAEALRTLDRPSTNIAPAILPATAAAPDWSGFEQAFRATLDELKEIVRPKETAALVPPPPVEPAGPGMEAVLQELISAIKGQTPAADAMGETIRESIGGAMQEALASVVVQLRASAKPDQAPPPFEQFAEMIRDTIGGVMQEALATLIVQMRTNSAQNDHGAAAQEAIVLALRDSQQGMVATMKEVIEASRDAQAAQSARLAELAEAAVQSSQQTSQLIEAAVQSTQQTSQLVEASLVQNERMHNLRQGQRSRHASVSSFGVPVEGEAADMAGDDRVRDALEAEVPLETLTFESFFAGKANAFTLSIAQSVAAKPGGEYNPLFLYGNVGLGKTHLISAAGNAIRQNHPKHRVGYVSASHFSRRLKEALAADAQEAFRENYCHWDVLILDDIQFMGGRVEAQEEFFHIFNVLHQQGRQIIIASDKAPDRLGLLEQRLISRFSSGIVADLKAPEWDTRMQILRRHAGTANVQIPDEILSLIAMRVSNDIRKMVGSLRKIAAFAAMSREPLTVELATEILSHLGGEEAA, from the coding sequence ATGCTTGCCCCGACCCACAGCGTAACCGATGCAACCGGCACCTCGGTGGTCATGCCGCAGCGTTTGGTCGATCTGTTGCTGGGGGCCCAGTTGGTGACGCGCGCACAGTTGGACGATGCGGAAGAGGAGCGGAGCAAGACGGGGGAATTTCTCTGCAAGATCCTCGTCCAGCGCAAGTACACCACGCAGGACGATATCAACACGTGCTTCGTGAAGCAGTGCAAGATTCCCCATATCAGTCTTCTCGATTACGATGTGGGCTCGGAAGTGCTCAAGCTGATCTCCAAGGAGGTATGCCTCAAATACGGCTTGCTCCCGATCGACAAGCTGGGCCGTATCTTGACGGTGGCGATGGTGGATCCGCTGGATAATGAAGCGCTGGAAGCCATTCGCACGCTCTGCCCCGATCTCCGCATCAAGCCGATTCTGTGCAACTGGACCCACTTTGAACAGGCGGCGCAAAAATATTTCGCGGACAGCCAGAAAAAGGAAAGTCAGGAGAGCATGGCCAGCTTCGGGCTGACCAAGCTGGCGCCAAAGCCCACCCCAAAACCGGCGCCCGCTTCCGCCCCGCCCCTGGCGGCCGCCTCAACGCAGGTACCATCCGCGCCCGTCGCCGCCATAGACACGGGCGCCCTGGTCGGCGCAATCCAGGCGGGACTGCGCGATGTGGTCCAGGAGCTTTCGGCGCGCATGGCGCCAACGCAGTCCGAGCCGGTTTCCGCGGCCCCCGCCCTGTCGCCCGAAGTACTGGGCGGGGTGATGCGCGATTCGATCCGCGATGCCATGGCCGAGGCCCTGAAGAATTTTGAACGGCCCGCGGCCGAAGTCGTCCCGCAGCCCCCCGCGGCTCCGGTTGCACCGCCGGCCCCCGCCTTCTCACCCGAGGTGCTCGGCAATGTCATGCGGGATTCGGTGCGCGATGCGATGGCTGAAGCCCTCCGAACCCTGGACCGACCATCGACGAATATCGCGCCAGCCATACTGCCCGCAACGGCGGCGGCGCCAGACTGGTCGGGCTTTGAGCAGGCCTTCCGTGCGACGCTCGACGAATTGAAGGAAATCGTTCGCCCGAAGGAAACTGCGGCGCTTGTGCCTCCGCCCCCGGTTGAGCCGGCGGGCCCCGGCATGGAGGCGGTGCTCCAGGAACTCATCAGCGCGATCAAGGGGCAAACCCCCGCGGCCGACGCCATGGGCGAGACCATCCGCGAGAGCATCGGCGGCGCGATGCAGGAAGCGTTGGCTTCTGTGGTGGTGCAACTGCGCGCCTCGGCAAAACCAGATCAGGCGCCCCCCCCTTTCGAGCAGTTCGCTGAAATGATCCGGGACACGATTGGCGGGGTGATGCAGGAAGCCCTGGCCACGTTGATCGTGCAGATGCGGACGAACTCCGCGCAGAACGATCATGGTGCGGCGGCGCAGGAGGCCATCGTATTGGCGCTGCGCGACTCGCAGCAGGGTATGGTTGCGACGATGAAAGAGGTAATCGAGGCCAGCCGTGACGCGCAGGCGGCCCAGAGCGCGCGCCTGGCGGAACTGGCGGAGGCGGCGGTGCAATCTTCCCAGCAGACCTCCCAGTTGATCGAGGCGGCGGTCCAGTCAACCCAGCAGACTTCGCAACTGGTGGAGGCGTCTCTGGTGCAGAACGAGCGGATGCACAACCTGCGCCAGGGCCAGCGAAGCCGCCATGCTTCGGTTTCTTCCTTCGGGGTCCCGGTCGAGGGCGAAGCCGCCGATATGGCCGGCGATGATCGTGTGCGGGATGCGCTGGAGGCCGAAGTACCCCTGGAGACCCTCACGTTTGAAAGCTTTTTCGCGGGCAAGGCCAATGCCTTTACCCTTTCCATTGCCCAGTCGGTGGCGGCGAAGCCCGGCGGCGAGTACAACCCGCTGTTTCTCTATGGCAATGTGGGCCTGGGCAAGACGCACCTGATCAGCGCGGCGGGCAATGCCATTCGCCAGAACCACCCGAAGCATCGGGTGGGCTATGTTTCGGCAAGCCATTTTTCGAGGCGGCTCAAAGAGGCCCTGGCTGCGGACGCCCAGGAGGCTTTTCGGGAGAACTACTGCCACTGGGACGTGCTGATTCTGGACGATATTCAGTTCATGGGGGGGCGCGTGGAGGCGCAGGAGGAATTTTTCCATATCTTCAATGTGTTGCATCAGCAGGGGCGGCAGATTATTATTGCCAGTGATAAGGCCCCGGACCGCCTGGGCCTGTTGGAGCAGCGCCTTATTTCCCGGTTTTCCAGCGGGATCGTGGCCGATTTGAAAGCGCCCGAGTGGGACACGCGGATGCAGATCCTGCGCCGCCACGCGGGCACCGCCAACGTCCAGATCCCCGACGAAATCCTGTCGCTCATCGCCATGCGGGTGTCCAACGACATCCGCAAGATGGTGGGTTCGTTGCGTAAAATTGCGGCCTTCGCCGCCATGTCGCGCGAACCGCTGACGGTGGAGTTGGCCACGGAGATACTCAGCCATCTGGGTGGCGAGGAGGCGGCGTGA
- the tadA gene encoding Flp pilus assembly complex ATPase component TadA, translated as MATRATKKRLPDMLLEQNLVTQEQLQECINQHRQTGQSLPSLLVQNEYLSEEDLVITLSEQLGIPHIRVAHYSIPKEVLSEVPETLARQYQMLPVSVTGDVLTLAMADPLNIMALDDLRMLTSYEIEPVVAVASELAAAIDKHYGGGKAEDLYDALMVKEDREGSVEELKTTDDIEDVSKLEVGAEDEPVKKLARLILFNALERGASDIHIEPFEKLIRIRYRVDGTLEEAKAPPKHLQANIIARFKILCGCRIDEHRLPQDGRFRIRYNSREIDFRVGFLPCKFGEKIVLRVLDQSNLTLDLEGMGFEPQPIAAFKEALNLPHGMILLTGPTGSGKTTTLYSALHKLNSPDTNVVTVEDPIEYDLFGVNQVQVQSTIGFTFAAALRQILRQDPDIVMVGEIRDGETADVAVKAALTGHLVLSTLHTNDAAGVFPRLTDMGIEPFLVQSSVALAAAQRLLKRVCTDCKEPINVPEEVLDRIQWRGFDYLEKIQFVRGRGCSRCKESGYRGRVAVIEVLLNWPELQPLVLERATGYTIKAQAIACGMQTLRQNGLAKAAKGLSTIEQVLEHTSSD; from the coding sequence ATGGCCACACGCGCAACGAAGAAGCGACTGCCCGATATGCTCCTGGAGCAGAATCTGGTCACGCAGGAGCAGCTTCAGGAATGCATCAACCAGCACCGCCAGACGGGGCAGAGCCTGCCCAGCCTGCTGGTGCAGAACGAGTACCTCTCGGAAGAGGATCTCGTCATCACGCTGAGCGAACAGCTCGGGATCCCCCATATCCGGGTGGCCCACTACTCCATCCCGAAGGAAGTGCTGTCCGAAGTACCCGAGACCCTCGCCCGCCAGTACCAGATGCTACCGGTCAGCGTGACGGGCGACGTGCTGACGCTGGCGATGGCCGACCCGCTCAATATCATGGCGCTGGACGATCTGCGAATGCTTACGAGCTACGAGATCGAGCCGGTGGTGGCGGTCGCGTCGGAACTGGCGGCGGCGATTGACAAGCACTATGGCGGCGGCAAGGCCGAAGACCTTTACGACGCTCTCATGGTCAAAGAAGACCGCGAAGGCTCGGTCGAAGAGCTCAAGACCACCGATGATATCGAGGACGTGTCCAAACTGGAAGTGGGCGCGGAGGACGAGCCGGTCAAGAAGCTGGCGCGGCTGATCCTTTTCAACGCCCTGGAACGGGGCGCAAGCGATATTCACATCGAGCCCTTCGAAAAGCTCATCCGCATCCGATACCGCGTGGATGGCACGCTGGAAGAAGCCAAGGCCCCGCCGAAGCACCTTCAGGCCAACATCATCGCCCGTTTCAAGATTCTTTGCGGTTGCCGAATCGACGAGCACCGGCTGCCGCAGGACGGTCGCTTCCGCATCCGCTATAACTCCCGCGAGATCGACTTCCGCGTGGGTTTCCTGCCGTGTAAATTCGGCGAAAAGATCGTGCTCCGCGTGCTGGACCAGTCCAACCTGACCCTCGACCTGGAAGGCATGGGCTTCGAGCCCCAGCCCATCGCGGCCTTCAAGGAAGCGCTGAACCTGCCCCACGGCATGATCCTGCTCACCGGACCCACCGGTAGCGGTAAAACCACCACCCTGTACAGCGCGCTGCACAAATTGAACTCGCCCGACACCAACGTGGTAACGGTGGAAGACCCCATCGAATACGACCTTTTCGGCGTGAATCAGGTGCAGGTGCAGTCCACCATCGGCTTCACCTTCGCCGCGGCCCTGCGCCAGATTCTGCGCCAGGACCCGGATATCGTGATGGTCGGCGAAATTCGAGACGGTGAAACGGCGGACGTGGCCGTGAAGGCGGCCTTGACCGGCCACCTGGTGCTGAGCACCCTCCACACCAATGACGCGGCGGGCGTATTCCCCCGACTGACCGATATGGGCATAGAGCCCTTCCTCGTCCAGTCTTCCGTGGCCCTGGCCGCCGCACAGCGCCTCCTCAAGCGCGTCTGCACCGATTGCAAGGAGCCGATCAACGTGCCCGAAGAGGTCCTGGACCGCATCCAGTGGCGCGGCTTCGACTACCTGGAAAAGATCCAGTTCGTCCGGGGACGCGGTTGCAGTCGCTGCAAGGAATCCGGCTATCGCGGTCGCGTGGCGGTGATCGAAGTATTGTTGAACTGGCCCGAATTGCAACCGCTCGTGCTGGAGCGGGCAACGGGCTACACGATCAAGGCCCAGGCCATCGCCTGCGGCATGCAGACCCTGCGGCAGAACGGCCTCGCCAAAGCGGCAAAGGGCCTCTCCACGATCGAGCAGGTTCTGGAACATACTTCGTCAGACTGA
- a CDS encoding aspartate/tyrosine/aromatic aminotransferase, with amino-acid sequence MFERLEMAPPDAILGLTEAFKKDPAPHKINLGVGVYKDENNQTPVLQSVKKAEEKLLKEESTKNYLSIPGSPAYGACVRELLFGADHEIVVSGRAQTAQTPGGTGALRVAADFIKQQFPGASIWISDPTWANHNAIFAAAGIAVKTYPYYDAESKGLNFEAMKAALAAAPAGDAVLLHACCHNPSGIDPDSAQWTELAALTAEKGLLPFFDFAYQGFGRGLEEDAEGLRAFCTPGRELLICSSFSKNFGLYNERVGALTLVAADADTAASAFSHVEKSIRANYSNPPFHGGAIVTTILQDAELRALWIEELAAMRDRIQSMRDSFVETLKAKGVDRDFSFIARQIGMFSFSGLTKAQVDALRDKHALYIVGSGRISVAGMTPTNMGPLCDAIKSVL; translated from the coding sequence GTGTTTGAACGCTTGGAGATGGCTCCGCCCGACGCAATCCTGGGACTTACCGAGGCCTTTAAGAAGGATCCCGCCCCCCACAAGATCAACCTCGGTGTCGGCGTTTACAAAGATGAAAACAACCAGACGCCCGTGCTCCAGTCCGTGAAAAAGGCCGAGGAGAAACTGCTGAAGGAAGAATCCACCAAGAACTACCTCAGCATCCCCGGCAGCCCGGCCTACGGCGCCTGCGTCCGCGAGTTGCTCTTCGGTGCGGATCACGAAATCGTCGTGTCCGGCCGCGCCCAGACCGCCCAGACCCCCGGCGGCACCGGTGCCCTGCGCGTCGCCGCCGACTTCATCAAGCAACAGTTCCCCGGCGCGTCCATCTGGATCAGCGATCCCACCTGGGCCAACCACAACGCCATCTTCGCCGCCGCCGGCATCGCAGTCAAGACCTATCCCTATTACGACGCCGAGAGCAAAGGCCTCAACTTTGAAGCCATGAAGGCCGCCCTGGCCGCCGCCCCCGCGGGCGACGCCGTGCTGCTCCACGCCTGCTGCCACAACCCCAGCGGCATTGACCCCGACAGCGCCCAGTGGACCGAACTCGCCGCCCTCACGGCGGAAAAGGGCCTGCTGCCCTTCTTCGACTTCGCCTACCAGGGTTTCGGCCGCGGCCTCGAAGAAGACGCCGAAGGCCTCCGCGCCTTCTGCACCCCCGGCCGCGAACTGCTCATCTGCAGCTCCTTCTCCAAGAACTTTGGCCTCTACAACGAGCGCGTCGGCGCGCTGACCCTCGTCGCCGCCGATGCGGACACCGCCGCGTCGGCCTTCAGCCACGTGGAAAAATCCATCCGCGCCAACTACTCCAACCCGCCCTTCCACGGCGGCGCGATCGTCACCACCATACTCCAGGACGCCGAACTCCGCGCCCTCTGGATCGAAGAGCTCGCCGCCATGCGCGACCGCATCCAGTCCATGCGCGACAGCTTCGTCGAGACCCTCAAGGCCAAGGGCGTAGACCGCGACTTCTCCTTTATCGCTCGCCAGATCGGCATGTTCTCCTTCTCCGGCCTCACCAAGGCCCAGGTGGACGCCCTCCGCGATAAGCACGCCCTCTACATCGTCGGATCGGGCCGCATCAGCGTCGCCGGCATGACCCCGACCAACATGGGACCCCTCTGCGACGCAATTAAGAGCGTCCTGTAA